The following coding sequences lie in one Methylotuvimicrobium alcaliphilum 20Z genomic window:
- a CDS encoding TatD family hydrolase: MLIDSHCHLDRIDLSPYQDDFSCFMQEASKQQIEHMLCISIDLEAYPSMCELVAPYPQISLTVGVHPNAHDGKEPTTDELITLGQAEKVIGIGETGLDYFRSEGDLSWQHQRFRRHIAAAKSLNKPLIVHTREAREDTLGILKEEGADSVGGIIHCFTEDWQFALRALELNFYISFSGIVTFNNAKAIQEVAKKIPADRYLIETDSPYLAPVPFRGRPNYPIYVRHVAEFIAKLRNTTFETIAHQSNENFKRLFNLLPFD; encoded by the coding sequence ATGCTAATCGACTCTCACTGCCATTTAGATCGTATCGATCTTTCTCCTTATCAAGATGATTTTTCTTGCTTCATGCAAGAAGCATCGAAACAACAAATCGAGCACATGCTGTGCATCAGCATCGATCTTGAAGCTTACCCGTCGATGTGCGAATTGGTCGCTCCTTATCCTCAGATCTCCTTGACGGTCGGCGTGCATCCCAATGCGCATGACGGAAAGGAACCGACAACTGATGAATTAATCACACTTGGCCAAGCCGAAAAAGTCATCGGCATCGGTGAAACCGGATTGGATTATTTTAGAAGTGAAGGGGACTTATCTTGGCAACACCAGCGGTTTAGACGTCATATCGCGGCGGCGAAGAGTTTAAACAAACCTTTAATCGTCCATACGCGAGAAGCCCGAGAAGACACTTTAGGTATTTTGAAAGAAGAAGGTGCCGATTCGGTCGGCGGTATCATCCATTGTTTTACCGAAGACTGGCAATTTGCACTTCGTGCGCTCGAGTTGAATTTTTATATTTCCTTTTCAGGAATTGTAACGTTCAATAATGCTAAAGCAATACAAGAAGTGGCGAAAAAAATTCCGGCGGATAGATATTTGATTGAAACCGACTCGCCCTACCTAGCTCCGGTTCCTTTTCGTGGGCGGCCTAATTATCCGATTTATGTTCGTCATGTGGCCGAATTTATAGCAAAATTGAGAAACACAACATTTGAAACGATTGCTCATCAAAGCAACGAGAATTTCAAGCGGCTTTTCAATTTGCTCCCTTTTGATTGA
- a CDS encoding PilZ domain-containing protein, with protein sequence MSESSSPRQGILSLSIKDKNALYAAYMPFITNGGLFIPTNREYEMGQEVFMLLNLMEETERLPIAGKIIWKTPAGSEGYRTTGIGVQFSDQDGGMARNKIETYLAGALESDRATHTM encoded by the coding sequence ATGTCTGAATCATCATCGCCCAGACAAGGAATATTATCCTTGTCGATTAAAGATAAAAACGCATTATATGCCGCCTACATGCCTTTCATTACCAATGGCGGATTGTTTATTCCGACAAATCGCGAATACGAAATGGGGCAGGAAGTTTTTATGCTATTGAATTTAATGGAAGAAACAGAACGCTTGCCGATTGCCGGTAAAATTATTTGGAAAACACCGGCCGGTTCGGAAGGGTATCGTACTACCGGTATCGGCGTTCAATTCAGCGACCAGGATGGCGGCATGGCACGTAATAAAATAGAAACCTATTTAGCCGGTGCACTGGAATCGGATCGAGCCACCCATACAATGTAA